A region of Sphingomonas crusticola DNA encodes the following proteins:
- a CDS encoding YihY/virulence factor BrkB family protein, with protein MGVYSDGFIHAGNLAYLALMSLFPFFIVLAALAHGLGHGYDTENAVYSFLRTLPASVRGILSQPIEDVLKQRTGLLLWAGALVGLWTTGSFIETIRDILRRAYGMRFSKPFWHYRLWSVGLIVGAVVMMLAAFTAQLLLTGIANFLDRLVPGSDDIIGWIGWSRLAPLAALFVALYLVFYSLTPSKYRWSKCPKWPGAAFTTLWWAATSAILPPLLALLGGYGRTYGSLAGFVVALFFFWLVGFGLVIGAHLNAALASTPHHSVRDRHQAASTEE; from the coding sequence GTGGGTGTCTATTCGGACGGCTTCATCCATGCCGGCAACCTCGCTTACCTCGCATTGATGTCGCTATTCCCGTTCTTCATCGTGCTGGCCGCTTTGGCCCATGGCCTGGGCCACGGCTATGACACCGAGAATGCGGTCTACAGTTTCCTGCGCACGCTGCCGGCCTCGGTCCGCGGCATATTGAGCCAGCCGATCGAGGATGTGCTCAAGCAGCGGACCGGGCTATTATTGTGGGCGGGCGCATTGGTGGGTTTGTGGACTACCGGCAGTTTCATCGAAACGATTCGTGACATATTGCGCCGCGCTTATGGCATGCGCTTCTCCAAGCCATTCTGGCATTATCGGCTGTGGTCGGTCGGGCTGATCGTCGGGGCGGTGGTAATGATGCTGGCGGCCTTCACCGCGCAATTGCTGCTGACGGGCATCGCCAATTTCCTCGACCGGCTGGTCCCGGGGTCGGACGACATCATCGGCTGGATCGGGTGGAGCCGGCTGGCCCCGCTGGCGGCCTTGTTCGTCGCGCTCTACCTTGTCTTCTATTCGCTCACCCCGAGCAAATATCGCTGGAGCAAATGCCCAAAATGGCCGGGGGCGGCCTTCACCACCTTATGGTGGGCGGCGACCAGCGCGATCCTGCCGCCGTTGTTGGCTTTGCTCGGCGGCTATGGCCGAACCTATGGCAGCCTGGCGGGCTTTGTCGTCGCCTTATTCTTTTTCTGGCTCGTCGGCTTCGGGCTGGTGATCGGTGCCCACTTGAACGCAGCACTGGCGTCCACCCCGCACCACAGCGTAAGGGACCGGCACCAAGCAGCATCGACGGAGGAATGA
- a CDS encoding DnaJ C-terminal domain-containing protein, which translates to MADLYTTLGVARGADEGTIKKAYRKLAKELHPDKNKDNPKATARFSEVTRAYDLLSDKDKRAQYDRGEIDEQGNPKAPFGYGSPGGGAGGFRPSRGGAPGGFEFGDAAAADFGDIFEGIFGSRRQSTGPSGFGARPRPQRGADIAYRLAVDFDDAAALKPQRITLSSGKTIDLKITAEAVSGKPMRLAGQGEQGAGGPGDATVTIEVKPHRFFTRDGDDVRLDLPIRLDEAVLGARIRLPTVEGAVMMSIPAGSNSGKVLRLKGRGFHRGNGTRGDQLVTLMVDLPADDEALKQFVESWDGDKQRNPRATLGV; encoded by the coding sequence ATGGCGGATCTCTACACGACTTTGGGCGTCGCGCGTGGCGCGGACGAGGGCACGATCAAGAAGGCCTATCGCAAGCTCGCCAAGGAGCTGCACCCCGACAAGAATAAGGATAATCCCAAGGCGACCGCGCGCTTTTCGGAAGTGACGCGTGCCTATGACCTGCTGTCCGACAAGGACAAGCGCGCCCAATATGATCGTGGAGAAATCGACGAGCAGGGCAACCCCAAGGCACCGTTCGGCTATGGCAGCCCGGGCGGAGGCGCCGGCGGTTTCCGCCCCAGCCGGGGCGGTGCGCCCGGCGGCTTTGAATTCGGCGATGCGGCAGCGGCCGATTTCGGGGACATTTTCGAAGGCATTTTCGGGTCGCGCCGCCAATCGACGGGTCCGTCCGGCTTCGGCGCGCGCCCGCGTCCGCAACGGGGCGCCGACATCGCTTACCGGCTGGCGGTGGATTTCGACGATGCCGCCGCGCTCAAGCCGCAGCGGATTACCTTGTCGTCGGGTAAGACGATCGACCTCAAGATCACGGCCGAGGCGGTGTCGGGAAAGCCGATGCGGCTGGCCGGCCAGGGCGAGCAGGGGGCCGGCGGGCCGGGCGACGCCACCGTCACGATCGAGGTGAAGCCGCACCGCTTCTTCACGCGCGATGGCGACGATGTCCGGCTCGATCTGCCGATCCGGCTCGACGAGGCGGTGCTCGGCGCGCGCATCCGCCTGCCCACCGTCGAGGGGGCCGTGATGATGTCGATTCCTGCCGGCTCAAACTCGGGCAAGGTGCTGCGCCTGAAAGGCCGGGGCTTCCATCGCGGCAATGGCACGCGCGGCGATCAGCTCGTCACCTTGATGGTCGACCTGCCAGCCGACGATGAAGCGCTGAAACAATTCGTCGAAAGCTGGGACGGCGACAAGCAACGCAACCCGCGAGCGACCTTGGGCGTATAG
- a CDS encoding zinc-binding metallopeptidase family protein, whose amino-acid sequence MKPYPCPNCARPNHFEVRVCPNCSFTLGYDPESDQFLFLGDGATIWRDADGGEHDVIVCANNNNYKICNWLVPAIGNQPLCLACRHNRTIPDLTGPNVPERWAKIEAAKRRLFHTLLHLKLPIETVAEAEANGTSPGLAFDFLYDPVGEQTGTVQITTGHEAGVITLNLLEADDVQREKMRTSLGEPYRTILGHFRHEVGHYYFSRLIEDTNEVENFRKLFGDERISYEDAKSQHYGEGGGGWSGDYVSAYATMHPWEDFAETFAHLMHIVDALATLDGFGMRMTKWKWQEEEPSVDFDPYHADIGQLIQEWGPFAFAENAVNRSMGQPDLYPFQLSEKIVAKLDYINRLLHRAGDGDIAAKVPALREQRERAEREAA is encoded by the coding sequence ATGAAGCCTTATCCATGCCCAAATTGCGCGCGACCGAACCATTTCGAGGTGCGGGTTTGCCCCAATTGTAGCTTCACCCTCGGCTATGATCCTGAGAGCGACCAGTTCCTGTTCCTCGGCGACGGCGCGACCATTTGGCGCGACGCCGACGGTGGCGAACATGATGTCATCGTCTGCGCGAACAATAACAATTATAAGATCTGCAACTGGCTCGTGCCGGCTATCGGCAATCAGCCTTTATGTCTGGCGTGCCGCCATAATCGTACGATCCCCGATCTGACGGGGCCGAACGTTCCGGAGCGCTGGGCCAAGATCGAGGCGGCCAAGCGCCGCCTGTTCCACACCCTGCTCCACCTCAAATTGCCGATCGAGACGGTGGCGGAAGCGGAGGCCAACGGCACCAGCCCGGGCCTGGCGTTCGACTTCCTCTACGATCCGGTCGGCGAGCAGACCGGCACTGTCCAGATCACCACCGGGCATGAGGCCGGCGTCATAACGCTCAACCTGCTCGAGGCGGACGACGTCCAGCGCGAGAAGATGCGGACCAGCCTCGGCGAGCCTTACCGCACCATCCTCGGCCACTTCCGCCACGAGGTCGGCCATTATTATTTCTCGCGCCTGATCGAAGACACAAACGAGGTCGAGAATTTCCGCAAGCTCTTCGGCGACGAGCGGATCAGCTATGAGGATGCCAAGAGCCAGCATTATGGCGAGGGCGGCGGCGGCTGGTCGGGCGATTATGTTTCGGCCTACGCGACCATGCATCCTTGGGAGGATTTCGCCGAAACCTTCGCGCACCTGATGCACATCGTCGATGCGCTGGCGACGCTCGATGGCTTCGGCATGCGCATGACCAAATGGAAGTGGCAGGAGGAAGAGCCCTCGGTCGATTTCGACCCCTACCATGCCGATATCGGGCAGCTTATCCAGGAATGGGGTCCCTTCGCCTTCGCCGAAAATGCGGTCAACCGCAGCATGGGGCAGCCCGATCTCTACCCGTTCCAACTGTCCGAGAAGATCGTCGCCAAGCTCGATTACATCAATCGGCTGCTGCATCGCGCCGGCGATGGCGACATCGCCGCCAAAGTGCCCGCACTGCGCGAACAGCGCGAACGGGCCGAACGCGAGGCCGCCTGA